AGGCGATGTCCGTCTCGTACATCCGGCCGGGCGCGAACCCGGCGCGGGCGCAGGCGGCGGTGAAGCAGTCGGCGAAACAGCCGTCGCCGGGCACGCAGGCCCACTCCTCGTCGGCCAGCTTGGCCAGTTCGACCTCGCAGGTGCGGGCGAGCGGATGGTCGTCGGCGAGCATGACGAAGACCGGGTCGACGGCGAACTCCTCCCACGCCAGGTGTTCGCTGTCCGGTGGCGCGGCGGTGCCGCAGGCCCCGGTGACGGCGAAGTCGAGGCGGCCCTCGGCGAGCAGCGTCGCCAGTTCGCGTTCCGACCAGGAGGCCTGGGTGGAGACCTGGACGTCGGGCGCGGCCGCCGCCAGCAGGTCCACGAGGGCGCCCAGCAGCGGCCCGTGCGTGGCGCCCAGCCGCAGCCGCTCGGCCTCCCGGCCGGCCCGTGCGCGGGCGAACCGGACGGCCTCCTGCTGGAGTTCGGTCACCGCGGGCAGCACGATCCGCGCGCGTTCCAGCACGAGTTCGCCGAGCGGAGTGGCGCGCACGCCGTGCCGCCCGCGTTCGAACAGTTCTCCGCCCAGGGCCCGTTCGATGCGTCTGAGCTGGGCGCTCAGCGCGGGTTGTGCGAGCCCTAAGACCGTTGCCGCTCTGGTGAGGCTGCCCGCCTCGGCTATCGCCCGGACCGTCTTGAGATGCCGCAACTCCAGCTCCATGGGGGGAGCTTGCTGCGCAGGCGGCGGAGGGGCAAGGGGTTGGTCCGGACCACTGGAAGCACGGACGGCGCGTACCGGCCGCGGCGGACCGGGCCGGGGGTTCAGTCCGCGACGGGGCGCCAGCGGCGGGCGGCCCGGGTCGTCACGACGGAGGCCAGCGCGCCGGTGAGCAGTGCGAGGACGGCGGCGCCGGCCCCGCCGGTCAGCAGCAGCCCCGTCGACAGGTGGCCGCCGCTGGTCCGGCTCAGGAAGAGCGTGCTGTCCCAGAAGATGAAGACCATCGCCACGCCGACCGAGAAGACCATCGGCACGGTCAGATGCCAGAACGCGACGGACCGGAACACGCGGGTGCGGCCGGTGAGGACGACGAGCGGCGCCAGCGCGGTGCTGAAGCGGCGGAACTCCGCCATGGTGCTGACGCCCGCGGCGGCGAGCAGGACCAGCAGGCCCGACGTGCCCAGCATCATCACCCAGCGCACATTGCGGCGCATGTTGCTCGCGCCCAGCACCCATTCGTCGCCGAGCGCGCCCGCCTCGGCGTGCGGCAGCGCGGTGAAGGCGGCTTCCTTGACGGCGGTGAGCTGGGCGGTGTCCTTGTGCGCGGAGACGACCAGCAGGGTGTTCCCGGCCCGCCGCCAGCCGGGCGTGACGGCTGTCCTCGTGTCCGTCCCGTACCAGCGCAGGAGTTCTCCGACGCGGGGATCGGCCGGGGTCATGGGCAGCGCCGCCGCGGTGCAGGACAGATGCAGTCGCCGCATGGCCGGGCACGGGCCGTCCAGGGTGGTGAGGAGCCCGGTCTCGGTCTCCTGGGTGCCCACGACGAGCAGATCGCTCCCGGCGGGCAGCGCGGCGCCGAACCTGGCGAGGTCGGCGTCGGTGAACCCGCCGGTGCGCACCACGGTGACGCCCGTCCCGATCCGGGACCGCGTCGCGTCCGCCTCCCGCACCATGTCGCTGCTGCGGCTGGTCCACAGCTGGAGCTGGACGCCCAGGCCCAGGCCGATGATCACCGCGGTGGCGAGCCGGATGACGACGCCCGGGTGGGCGGCCGTCCACCGGCCCCCGACCAGCATCCCGATGCCGCCGCGCCGCCGTCCGGCGGCCGCCATGCCCGTGCCGAGGCGGCGGCCGATCCTCCCGATCAGCGACGGCAGGAAGGCCCAGCACCCGATCGTGCCGACGGCGAACATGATGATGTACGCCTTGCTGTGCACGAACTGGCCGGCCAGCAGGACCACCACGGAGGCGCCGAGGCCGGCGAAGCGCCAGTGAGGGACCCGCTCGGCGAGCCGGCGCGGCCTGGTCGCGCCCTTCGTGCGGCCCAGCCGGTGCAGGGCGACCACCATGGCCAGCATCAGCACGAAGACGCCGGCCGCGCAGCCCAGGGCCAGGGGCCAGACGGCCCGCACGTCGTGCCGGTTCAGTACGAACCCGGTCTCGGGAAGGCGTACCTCCACCGCCGTGGCGAGCGCGAACGGGACACAGCCCGCCAGGACGCCGCAGACCACCGGCAGCAGCGCCTCGCCCAGGTCGACCAGGGCGCGGTGGCGCCGGCCCGCACCGATCGCGCCGAGCAGCTGGGTACGCCGGTCGCGGGGCGCGGAGCCGACCCGGACGGCGATGACGCAGAAGGCGAGGGCGGGCAACCCGAGCAGACCGCCGATGCCGGTCATCATCATGGTCAGCGACTGCACGGTCAGGGCTTCGCCCAGACCCCAGGCGCGCCCGTAGCCGGAGATCGGGGTCCAGTCCTCGCGCTCCTTGCCCTCGGGTGCCTTCAGCGGGCGTGCGTAGGCGAGGCGCTCGGCGGGGGAGGCGAGGCCGGACTCACCGATCACCCCGCTGACGCGGCCGTATCGGCTCGTGATGCCCTCTGCGGCCCCCACCCGTGCCAGTTCCGGGGAGAGTACGGCTTCGCCGGGGGCGGGCCAGGCATTGAGACCGGGTGGCGGCGGAGCCGTCGCGGTGAGCGGCCAGATCTTGACGAACCAGTGCGGGGTGGAGCCGATCGAGTCGGAGGTGGCCAGCCACAGGGCCACGGGCGCCTGTCCGTGCGCGGCGAGGACGGGCCCGCGGGCCCGCTCACGCGCGTCCCGGCCCTCGTAGGCGGCCGCGGCGGCCACCGCGGCCAGCGCCGCCGTGGTGAGGAAGGCCGCGGCCAGCAGCAGGGCGAGGAACCTCAGCCTGCTGCCCCGGGCGGCCCGGCCGGCCGAGGCCCCCACGCGCAGGAGCTGCCACCAGAGCCTGCGGCCGGACCCGGGGCGCCGGACGGCGGGGGAGTCCGCGCCGCTCATGCCACCGCCACCAGGAGGCTGCCCGACTCCAGCCGGTACCAGTGGTCGGCGCGTTCGGCGACGGTCAGGTCGTGGGTGACGACCACCAGCGCGCAGTTGCTGCGGCGCGGCAGGGCGAACAGCAGGTCGGCGACGGCCTCGCGGGTCTCGGTGTCCAGCGCGCCGGTGGGCTCGTCGGCGAGGATGACCGCCGGGTCGGTGATGAGGGCGCGCGCCACCGCGGTGCGCTGGCGCTCGCCCCCGGAGAGCAGTCCGGTCTGCGTCTGTTCCCGCGGCACGCCGAGTTCCTCCAGGAGCGCCGCGGCACGGGCGTACGCCTGCCGGTGCTCCATGCCGCCGAGCAGCGCCGCCAGCGCCACGTTCTCCACGGGGGTCAGCTCCGGCAGCAGTTCCCCGAACTGGAAGACCATGCCCACCGTGTTCCTGCGGTGTTCGGTGAGCCTGCGCTCGGACAGCGTGGCGAGGTCCACCCCGGCCAGCGCGACGGAGCCGGCGTCGGGCCGCATGAGCCCCAGCAGACAGGTCAGCAGCGTGGATTTGCCGCTTCCGCTCGGTCCCGTGATCACCACCGACTCACCGGAGCGCACCCGCAGCTCGACCCCGTCGAGCACTTTCCGCTCGGCGAAGGAGCATGTGAGTCCGGAAACAGCGACCGCTTCCACCTGATCCACCTTCTCGACCTCTCAGACCGTGCCCCGCGCACCGCCGTTTGGGGCCGCCCCACGCTCCGGGGCGGCCCCAAACGTCATTTCTCCCCGCTCCTAGCCGACAGAGGTCCAGCCGGTGCAGATGTCATCGTCCCAGTCGTGCTCTTCGCATGCGTGGATCTTGGTTATCTTCGAGCCGGACGCGGAATAGACCGTCGTGTTCTTGCCCGACTTGTTCCAGAGCGTCTTCTTCGTGGAGCCGGAGCTCTGGCGGTTGTACTCGCCCTTGACCCACTGCTTGGAGCCGAGGTCCTTGACCCCGGTCTTTCCCTTGTCCCCGCCGGCGGGAGCCCACTGGGAGACCCGGCCGGAGACCGT
The sequence above is drawn from the Streptomyces sp. SAT1 genome and encodes:
- a CDS encoding LysR family transcriptional regulator; translation: MELELRHLKTVRAIAEAGSLTRAATVLGLAQPALSAQLRRIERALGGELFERGRHGVRATPLGELVLERARIVLPAVTELQQEAVRFARARAGREAERLRLGATHGPLLGALVDLLAAAAPDVQVSTQASWSERELATLLAEGRLDFAVTGACGTAAPPDSEHLAWEEFAVDPVFVMLADDHPLARTCEVELAKLADEEWACVPGDGCFADCFTAACARAGFAPGRMYETDIASCVHLVQVGRAVGLCRATFPTTPGITTRPLAGTPLLWRHLLGWHPATQRAGTADTVLAQVRRAHSAVVARSDSYADWLAGGGRTSSALP
- a CDS encoding ABC transporter ATP-binding protein, whose amino-acid sequence is MDQVEAVAVSGLTCSFAERKVLDGVELRVRSGESVVITGPSGSGKSTLLTCLLGLMRPDAGSVALAGVDLATLSERRLTEHRRNTVGMVFQFGELLPELTPVENVALAALLGGMEHRQAYARAAALLEELGVPREQTQTGLLSGGERQRTAVARALITDPAVILADEPTGALDTETREAVADLLFALPRRSNCALVVVTHDLTVAERADHWYRLESGSLLVAVA